Proteins from a genomic interval of Gossypium hirsutum isolate 1008001.06 chromosome A09, Gossypium_hirsutum_v2.1, whole genome shotgun sequence:
- the LOC107888466 gene encoding terpene synthase 10, whose protein sequence is MASLFSSLPICSFPKQAQWKRFSNNRSSYHVLNVFSLSQSEATTEISVESDIVRRSANYHPPIWDYDYLQSLGLHHVEDESYKERASKLKEEVRMMFDNVVDPLEKLELIDALQRLGLSYYFEDEIKKTLKNISINLSSNVAWKKDNLYATSLEFRLLRQHGYEVNQDVFTSFMDKDGNIKASFTHDCKGLLNLYEASYHLVEGETMLENARELAAKLLKQCLKQNNDQYLSMLVEHALELPLHWRMLRLEARWFIDAYEKNKDKNLIILELAILDYNIVQAMHQEDLRYASLWWKDLGIGERLTFARDRLMENFLWSVGIIGAPQFGRGRRIQTKVNALITYIDDVYDVYGTMDELELFTDVVERWDINAIQKLPNYMKLCFHALHNSINDMAFHTLKEQGIDVLPFLKNLWANLCKSYMLEARWFYIGYKPNLQEYIENAWISISAPVLLGHAYLETNHVTKEGLKTFEAYPPNIIRWSSTVLRLANDLATSSYEIKKRGDISKSIQCYMHETGGSEEEAREHIKKLIDAAWKNMNKDQMAAKSLSSRMFFETAMNLARVSMLVYQNDDGHGIEDGEPKERALRLFIQSVPLPK, encoded by the exons ATGGCTAGTCTGTTTAGTTCATTGCCAATTTGTAGTTTCCCAAAACAGGCTCAGTGGAAACGCTTCTCAAATAATAGATCAAGCTACCATGTGTTAAATGTTTTTAGTCTCTCACAATCTGAAGCTACAACTGAAATTTCAGTTGAAAGCGATATTGTTCGGCGATCTGCTAATTATCATCCTCCTATTTGGGACTATGATTATCTTCAGTCACTTGGGCTCCATCATGTGGAG GATGAATCATACAAGGAACGAGC gagCAAACTGAAGGAAGAAGTGAGGATGATGTTTGACAATGTGGTGGATCCTTTGGAGAAACTTGAGCTTATTGATGCCTTACAAAGACTTGGATTGTCATATTACTTTGAGGATGAAATAaagaaaactttaaagaatatcAGTATTAATCTAAGCAGTAATGTTGCATGGAAGAAAGACAATTTATATGCTACATCTCTTGAATTTAGACTACTTAGACAGCACGGATACGAGGTCAATCAAG ATGTTTTCACTAGCTTCATGGATAAGGATGGAAACATTAAAGCAAGTTTTACTCATGATTGCAAGGGACTACTCAACCTATATGAGGCTTCATATCACTTAGTAGAAGGTGAAACAATGCTAGAGAATGCAAGAGAGTTAGCGGCTAAACTTCTCAAACAATGTTTAAAGCAAAACAATGATCAATATCTTTCGATGCTTGTGGAACATGCCTTGGAGCTTCCTCTACATTGGAGGATGTTAAGGTTGGAGGCCAGATGGTTCATAGATGCGTATGAAAAAAACAAGGACAAAAATCTCATTATTTTAGAGCTTGCAATACTGGATTACAACATAGTCCAAGCTATGCACCAAGAAGATCTAAGATATGCTTCACT ATGGTGGAAGGATCTTGGTATTGGTGAGAGGCTGACCTTTGCTAGAGATAGGTTGATGGAAAACTTCTTATGGAGTGTGGGAATCATAGGTGCTCCTCAGTTTGGAAGAGGTAGAAGAATTCAAACAAAAGTCAATGCCCTAATAACATATATAGATGATGTGTACGATGTTTATGGCACCATGGATGAGTTGGAGCTCTTCACAGATGTTGTTGAAAG ATGGGATATCAATGCAATACAGAAGCTTCCAAACTATATGAAGTTATGTTTCCATGCTCTTCACAATTCGATAAATGATATGGCTTTTCATACTCTTAAGGAACAAGGAATTGATGTCCTTCCCTTCCTTAAAAATCTG tggGCAAATCTTTGTAAATCTTATATGTTGGAGGCAAGATGGTTTTACATTGGATATAAGCCAAACTTACAAGAATACATTGAAAATGCCTGGATTTCAATATCGGCTCCTGTACTACTTGGTCATGCTTATTTGGAAACAAATCATGTAACAAAGGAGGGATTGAAGACCTTTGAGGCATATCCTCCCAATATAATTCGTTGGTCATCCACAGTTCTAAGATTAGCAAACGATCTAGCAACATCATCA TATGAAATAAAAAAGAG AGGTGATATATCAAAATCAATCCAATGTTACATGCATGAAACTGGAGGATCTGAAGAAGAAGCTCGTGAGCACATAAAGAAATTGATTGATGCGGCATGGAAAAACATGAACAAAGATCAAATGGCCGCCAAGTCTCTTTCGTCTCGAATGTTTTTTGAGACTGCTATGAACCTTGCGAGAGTATCCATGTTGGTATACCAGAACGATGACGGTCATGGTATTGAAGATGGTGAGCCTAAAGAGAGAGCATTACGATTATTTATTCAATCAGTTCCATTGCCAAAATGA